The Aequorivita sublithincola DSM 14238 genome window below encodes:
- the secDF gene encoding protein translocase subunit SecDF, giving the protein MQNKGLITVFAVLFGLVSIYQLSFTYIANNVEDSAKEFANNKFTADQPHERDSAEARYLDSVGAQPIFLGIDYNTAKEKELNKGLDLEGGINVILEVSVKDILKGLANNTKDAAFNQALENAADLQKESQDTYLESFFKAFEALPGENNLASPDIFFNKNLEDVINVGMTNAQVKPVIEKKIDESITSAFEVLRKRIDKFGVTQPNIQRLGKSARILVELPGAKDVARVRKLLQSTAQLEFWDVYKFEDMAGFLQAADAKAGEIAMAKTSTETETTKVADTSQTVVDSTKTEEDDVSKLLGGQDVKDSLADNGKANPILSKMVTLGSQGSPVIAVFRLKDTSVVNGYLRNPQIKSLLSNELRYAKFVWGLPEANLQLNGEETTALYALKGNRDNVPPLGGSVVVGADQEYDNLSRVVVSMQMNGQGAKVWEQMTGNAYQNQSQIAIVLDDIVYSAPGVTSGPISGGRSQISGNFTVPQGQDLANVLRAGKLPASAEIIQGEVVGPTLGQEAINSGVMSFVIALFIVLLWMIGYYGKAGAFADIALMVNILFIFGILAGLGAVLTLPGIAGIVLTVGMSVDANVLIFERIKEELAKGKAQKDAIKDGFNNALSSILDANITTGLTGLILLVFGTGPIQGFATTLLIGIATSLFTAIFITRLFIDSYTKNGKPLPCSTSVTKDLFKNVNIQFLKKRKAAYILSAIMILVSVTSLFTLGLNQGVDFVGGRTYTVRFAKDVNSQEIQNDLIKTFGSAEAKTYGGDNQLKITTKYKVDETGTDVDEEIEHMLFETVKKEMPADMTYDQFIGDQTGKTIGRMEYYKVSPTIADDIKKDSFWAVFGSLVVVFLYILLRFRRWQFGLGAVAAIFHDVVIVLGVFSLTYRFMPFSMEIDQAFIAAILTVVGYSLNDTVIVFDRIREYFNEHSAWKMNRVIDVALNSTLGRTLNTSFTTLIVLLCMFFFGAESIRGLLFAIIVGIFVGTYSSLFIATPLMYDTIKRKKIEDLIGKKEEDEAAAALEA; this is encoded by the coding sequence ATGCAAAACAAAGGATTAATTACCGTATTTGCCGTCCTCTTTGGATTGGTAAGTATTTATCAGCTCTCATTCACATACATTGCAAATAATGTGGAAGACAGCGCTAAGGAATTTGCGAACAACAAATTTACTGCAGATCAGCCACACGAACGTGATAGCGCAGAAGCGCGTTACCTAGATTCTGTAGGTGCTCAACCAATTTTCTTAGGGATAGATTATAATACCGCCAAAGAAAAGGAACTTAATAAAGGTCTTGACCTTGAAGGTGGTATAAACGTAATTCTTGAAGTGTCTGTAAAAGATATTTTGAAAGGATTGGCAAATAACACCAAAGATGCTGCCTTCAACCAAGCGTTGGAAAATGCTGCGGATCTACAAAAAGAAAGTCAGGATACCTATTTAGAGTCTTTCTTTAAGGCTTTTGAAGCGCTTCCAGGTGAAAACAATCTTGCTTCTCCAGATATTTTCTTCAACAAAAACCTTGAAGATGTTATTAATGTTGGAATGACCAATGCACAGGTAAAACCAGTTATTGAGAAGAAAATTGATGAATCTATCACTTCCGCTTTTGAAGTATTGCGTAAGCGTATTGACAAATTTGGGGTTACACAACCTAACATTCAGCGTTTAGGAAAATCTGCAAGAATACTTGTAGAGCTTCCAGGAGCTAAAGATGTGGCCAGGGTTCGGAAACTGCTTCAAAGTACAGCTCAGCTTGAATTCTGGGATGTTTATAAATTTGAAGACATGGCAGGTTTCTTACAAGCTGCTGATGCAAAAGCTGGTGAAATTGCAATGGCAAAAACATCAACTGAAACAGAAACTACAAAAGTTGCAGACACTTCACAAACTGTTGTTGATTCAACAAAAACAGAGGAAGACGATGTAAGTAAACTATTAGGTGGTCAGGATGTGAAAGATTCACTTGCTGATAATGGTAAAGCCAATCCAATACTTTCAAAAATGGTTACTTTAGGAAGCCAAGGAAGTCCTGTGATAGCTGTTTTTAGATTGAAAGATACTTCCGTAGTTAATGGTTACTTGCGCAATCCGCAAATAAAATCATTGTTGTCAAATGAATTGCGTTACGCCAAATTTGTTTGGGGCTTACCAGAAGCCAACCTTCAATTGAATGGTGAAGAAACTACAGCGCTTTATGCTTTAAAAGGAAACAGAGACAACGTTCCACCACTTGGAGGAAGCGTAGTTGTAGGTGCAGATCAGGAATATGACAATTTAAGTCGTGTAGTTGTTTCTATGCAAATGAACGGTCAAGGTGCGAAAGTTTGGGAACAAATGACGGGTAATGCATATCAAAACCAAAGCCAGATAGCTATTGTTCTAGATGATATTGTTTACTCTGCACCAGGTGTAACTTCTGGTCCAATTTCTGGAGGTCGTAGCCAGATTTCTGGAAACTTTACTGTACCACAAGGGCAGGATTTAGCAAACGTATTGCGTGCAGGTAAGCTGCCAGCTTCTGCTGAAATTATTCAAGGAGAAGTTGTTGGGCCAACATTGGGTCAAGAAGCTATTAATAGTGGTGTAATGTCTTTCGTTATTGCGCTTTTCATCGTGCTTTTATGGATGATTGGTTACTACGGAAAAGCGGGTGCTTTTGCTGATATTGCTTTGATGGTAAACATTCTGTTTATCTTCGGAATATTAGCTGGACTAGGTGCTGTACTTACATTGCCTGGTATTGCCGGTATTGTATTAACGGTAGGTATGTCTGTGGATGCGAACGTACTTATCTTTGAAAGGATTAAAGAAGAACTTGCAAAAGGCAAGGCGCAGAAAGATGCTATTAAAGATGGTTTTAACAATGCGTTGTCTTCTATTCTTGATGCTAACATTACAACTGGTCTTACAGGTTTGATTCTTTTGGTTTTCGGAACTGGTCCTATTCAAGGTTTTGCTACTACCTTATTAATAGGTATCGCAACTTCATTGTTTACTGCAATTTTCATTACAAGATTGTTTATAGACAGTTATACTAAAAACGGTAAGCCACTTCCTTGTTCTACGTCTGTTACTAAAGATCTTTTCAAAAACGTAAATATTCAGTTCTTGAAAAAACGTAAAGCAGCTTATATTCTTTCAGCGATAATGATTTTGGTAAGTGTTACTTCATTGTTTACACTAGGTCTAAACCAAGGGGTTGACTTTGTGGGTGGACGAACTTATACCGTTCGTTTTGCGAAAGATGTTAATTCTCAGGAAATTCAGAATGACCTTATAAAAACCTTTGGAAGTGCCGAAGCGAAAACCTACGGTGGTGACAATCAGTTAAAGATTACAACCAAATACAAAGTAGATGAAACCGGAACTGATGTTGATGAGGAAATAGAGCATATGCTTTTTGAAACAGTTAAAAAGGAAATGCCAGCAGATATGACTTACGACCAGTTTATTGGTGACCAAACCGGTAAAACCATCGGTAGAATGGAATACTACAAAGTGAGTCCAACAATTGCAGATGATATTAAGAAAGACTCATTCTGGGCTGTATTTGGATCGCTAGTGGTAGTTTTCCTTTATATCTTGTTGCGTTTCAGAAGATGGCAATTTGGTTTGGGTGCCGTTGCGGCAATTTTCCACGATGTGGTTATTGTTCTTGGTGTGTTCTCATTAACTTACAGGTTTATGCCTTTCAGCATGGAGATTGACCAAGCGTTTATCGCGGCAATCCTGACAGTGGTTGGTTATTCCTTGAATGATACCGTTATTGTGTTTGACCGTATTCGTGAGTACTTTAATGAACATTCCGCTTGGAAAATGAATAGAGTGATAGATGTAGCACTGAACAGTACGCTTGGAAGAACGTTGAACACTTCATTTACAACACTTATCGTGTTGTTGTGTATGTTCTTCTTCGGAGCAGAATCTATTAGAGGGCTGTTGTTTGCAATTATAGTAGGTATTTTTGTAGGTACTTATTCATCATTGTTCATAGCAACACCATTGATGTATGACACAATTAAACGTAAGAAAATCGAAGATTTAATCGGTAAAAAAGAAGAAGACGAAGCTGCTGCAGCTTTGGAAGCATAA
- a CDS encoding adenosylcobalamin-dependent ribonucleoside-diphosphate reductase has translation MSVKTIVPSAQTYTQDEAFEASVAYFKGDDLAARVWVNKYALKDSEGNIYEKTPDQMHRRIAKEIARVEQRYANPMTEDEVFEVIKDFKYIVPQGSPMAGIGNPYQIASLSNCFVIGNEGDSDSYGGIMKIDQEQVQLMKRRGGVGHDLSHIRPKGSPVKNSALTSTGIVPFMERYSNSTREVAQDGRRGALMLSVSINHPDSEDFIDAKMEQGKVTGANVSVRMDDAFMQAVKDGKNYTQKYPIFSENPKNTKEIEAEKLWKKIVHNAWKSAEPGILFWDTIIKESVPDCYADLGYKTVSTNPCGEIPLCPYDSCRLLAINLFSYVEEPFTKKAAFNFKLFKKHIAIAQRIMDDIIDLELEKVDGILAKIDADPQADEIKAVERNLWKNIQTKAEEGRRTGIGITAEGDMLAALGIKYGSKEGTDFSVEIHKMLAIEAYRASVYAAKERGPFKIFDSEREKNNPFILRLKDADEKLYYDMLEFGRRNIALLTIAPTGTTSLMTQTSSGIEPVFMPVYKRRRKVNPNDQNVRIDFVDEVGDSWEEYVVFHHRFKQWMEVNGFDTDKNYSQEELNKIVKKSPYHKATSNDVDWLSKVRMQGAVQKWVDHSISVTINLPKDATEDLVGKLYLEAWQAGCKGVTVYRDGSRSGVLISNEEKEEDQETTLTAFPTKRPEILEADVVRFQNSKDKWIAFIGLIDGKPYEIFTGFADDEDGILIPRWVNEGLIIKNRNDDGTSRYDFQYKNKRGYKTTIEGLSHKFNPEFWNYAKLISSTLRHGMPIEKAVELINSLQLDTESINTWKNGVARALKRYVADGTEARKQKCENCNSTSLIYQEGCLTCKDCGSSKCG, from the coding sequence ATGTCTGTAAAAACCATCGTTCCCTCTGCACAAACCTACACTCAGGATGAAGCTTTTGAAGCTTCTGTAGCATATTTTAAAGGCGATGATCTTGCTGCCCGTGTTTGGGTAAATAAGTATGCGCTGAAAGATTCTGAAGGCAATATTTACGAGAAAACACCAGACCAAATGCACCGACGAATTGCAAAAGAAATTGCACGTGTGGAACAGCGTTATGCAAACCCAATGACGGAGGACGAGGTTTTTGAAGTCATTAAAGATTTTAAATACATCGTGCCCCAAGGCAGCCCGATGGCGGGAATCGGCAATCCGTACCAAATTGCTTCACTTTCCAATTGCTTCGTAATTGGCAACGAAGGTGATTCCGATTCTTATGGAGGAATTATGAAAATAGATCAAGAACAGGTTCAATTAATGAAACGTCGCGGCGGCGTGGGTCACGATCTTTCACACATTCGTCCAAAGGGTTCCCCAGTTAAAAATTCGGCTTTAACCTCAACTGGCATAGTTCCTTTTATGGAGCGTTATTCAAACTCTACTCGTGAAGTGGCGCAGGACGGCCGTCGAGGAGCTTTGATGCTTTCAGTTTCGATTAACCACCCAGATTCTGAAGATTTTATCGATGCCAAAATGGAACAAGGCAAAGTTACTGGCGCAAACGTTTCGGTGCGTATGGATGATGCTTTTATGCAAGCCGTAAAAGACGGAAAAAACTATACTCAGAAATACCCGATTTTTAGTGAAAACCCAAAAAATACCAAGGAAATTGAAGCTGAAAAACTTTGGAAAAAAATAGTTCACAACGCTTGGAAATCTGCCGAGCCTGGAATTCTTTTTTGGGATACTATTATTAAGGAGTCGGTTCCAGATTGTTACGCAGACCTGGGTTACAAAACGGTTTCTACCAATCCGTGTGGTGAAATTCCGCTTTGCCCTTACGATTCCTGTCGTTTGTTGGCGATAAATTTATTCTCTTATGTTGAAGAACCTTTCACTAAAAAAGCTGCTTTCAATTTTAAACTTTTCAAAAAACACATTGCTATCGCCCAACGAATTATGGACGATATCATCGATCTTGAACTTGAAAAAGTTGATGGTATCCTTGCCAAAATAGACGCCGATCCGCAAGCTGATGAAATAAAAGCTGTGGAAAGAAATCTTTGGAAAAATATTCAAACAAAAGCCGAAGAAGGCCGAAGAACTGGAATAGGAATCACCGCTGAAGGTGATATGCTTGCAGCTTTGGGTATTAAATACGGCAGCAAAGAAGGAACTGATTTTTCAGTTGAAATTCACAAAATGCTTGCTATTGAAGCCTATCGCGCTTCCGTTTATGCAGCAAAGGAAAGAGGTCCTTTCAAAATTTTTGATAGCGAAAGGGAGAAAAACAATCCATTTATTCTTCGTCTAAAAGATGCAGATGAAAAGCTGTATTATGATATGCTAGAATTTGGCCGAAGAAATATTGCGTTGCTAACCATTGCCCCAACGGGAACTACCAGCTTGATGACACAAACTTCCTCTGGAATTGAGCCAGTATTTATGCCTGTTTACAAGCGAAGAAGAAAAGTAAACCCGAACGACCAAAACGTTCGCATTGATTTTGTGGATGAAGTTGGTGATAGCTGGGAAGAATACGTGGTTTTCCACCACCGTTTCAAACAATGGATGGAAGTAAACGGCTTCGACACAGACAAAAATTACAGTCAAGAAGAATTGAATAAAATTGTGAAGAAATCGCCTTATCATAAAGCAACTTCAAACGATGTGGATTGGTTGAGCAAAGTGCGAATGCAGGGTGCAGTGCAAAAATGGGTGGATCATTCTATTTCCGTAACGATCAATTTACCCAAGGATGCTACCGAAGATTTGGTTGGTAAACTATATTTGGAAGCTTGGCAAGCAGGTTGTAAAGGTGTTACCGTTTATCGCGATGGCTCGCGTTCTGGCGTTTTAATTTCGAATGAAGAAAAGGAAGAAGATCAAGAAACTACCCTTACAGCTTTTCCTACAAAACGTCCAGAAATTTTGGAAGCAGACGTAGTTCGTTTTCAAAATAGCAAAGACAAATGGATTGCTTTCATCGGTCTTATTGATGGTAAACCTTATGAAATATTCACAGGTTTTGCCGATGACGAAGATGGAATTTTGATTCCACGTTGGGTAAATGAAGGCTTAATAATTAAAAACCGAAATGACGACGGAACTTCACGTTACGATTTTCAGTATAAAAACAAAAGAGGCTACAAAACCACTATTGAAGGGCTTTCGCACAAATTCAACCCAGAATTTTGGAACTACGCAAAATTGATTTCCAGCACCCTTCGCCACGGAATGCCTATTGAAAAAGCTGTGGAATTGATCAACAGTCTTCAATTAGACACCGAAAGCATCAATACTTGGAAAAACGGCGTTGCTCGTGCTTTGAAACGTTACGTTGCAGATGGAACTGAAGCTAGAAAACAGAAATGTGAAAACTGTAATAGTACGTCGCTAATTTACCAAGAAGGTTGCTTGACTTGCAAGGATTGTGGGTCTTCTAAGTGCGGGTAA